A window of Oncorhynchus kisutch isolate 150728-3 unplaced genomic scaffold, Okis_V2 scaffold1860, whole genome shotgun sequence genomic DNA:
aaaaacaacatgtatgtactcttagtgtaaatgaagtaatgatgctatatgatggtttatttaaaacaacatgtatgtagtcttagtgtaaatgaaggatgatgtgctatatgatgggtttatttaaacaacatgtatgtagtcttagtgtaaatgaggatgatgctatatgatgggtttatttaaaaaacatgtatgtagtcttagtgtaaatgaaggatgatgctatatgatggttttatttaaaacaacatgtatgtagtcttagtgtaaatgaaggatgatgctatatgatgggtttatttaaaacaacatgtatgtagtcttagtgtaaatgaaggatgatgctatatgatgggtttatttaaaacaacatgtatgtagttagtgtaaatgaaggatgatgctatatgatgggtttatttaaaacaacatgtatgtaagctcttagtgtaaatgaaggatgatgctatatgatgggtttatttaaaacaacatgtatgtagtcttagtgtaaatgaaggatgatgctatatgatgggtttatttaaaaacaacatgtatgtagtcttagtgtaaatgaaggatgatgctatatgatggttttatttaaaacaacatgtatgtagtcttagtgtaaatgaaggatgatgctatatgatggttttatttaaaacaacatgtatgtagtcttagtgtaaatgaaggatgatgctatatgatggtttatttaaaacaacatgtatgtagtcttagtgtaaatgaaggatgatgctatatgatgggtttatttaaaacaacatgtatgtagtcttagtgtaaatgaaggatgatgctatatgatgggtttatttaaaacaacatgtatgtagtcttagtgtaaatgaaggatgatgctatatgatgggtttatttaaaaacaacatgtatgtagtcttagtgtaaatgaaggatgatgctatatgatgggtttatttaaaacaacatgtatgtagtcttagtgtaaatgaatgatgatgctatatgatgggtttatttttaaaacaacatgtatgtagtcttagtgtaaatgaaggagatgctatatgatggttttatttaaaacaacatgtatgtagtcttagtgtaaatgaaggatgatgctatatgaggGTTTATTTAAACAACATGTATGTGTagttagtgtaaatgaaggatgatgctatatgatggttttatttaaaacaacatgtatgtagtctagtgtaaatgaaggatgatgctatatgatgggtttatttaaaacaacatgtatgtagtcttagtgtaaatgaaggatgatgctatatgatgggtttcatttaaaacaacatgtatgtagtcttagtgtaaatgaaggatgatgctatatgatgggtttatttaaaacaacatgtatgtagtcttagtgtaaatgaaggatgatgctatatgatggttttatttaaaacaacatgtatgtagtcttagtgtaaatgaaggatgatgctatatgatggtttatttaaaacaacatgtatgtagtcttagtgtaaatgaaggatgatgctatatgatggttttatttaaaacaacatgtatgtagtcttagtgtaaatgaaggatgatgctatatgatggttttatttaaaacaacatgtatgtagtcttagtgtaaatgaaggatgatgctatatgatggttttatttaaaacaacatgtatgtagtcttagtgtaaatgaaggatgatgctatatgatgggtttgtttaaaacaacatgtatgtagtcttagtgtaaatgaaggatgatgcaaTATGATGGgcttatttaaaacaacatgtatgtactcttagtgtaaatgaaggatgatgctatatgatgggtttatttaaaacaacatgtatgtagtcttagtgtaaatgaaggatgatgctatatgatgtttttatttaaaacaacatgtatgtactcttagtgtaaatgaaggattaTGCTattgatgggtttatttaaagcAACATGTATGtactcttagtgtaaatgaaggatgatgctatatgatggttttatttaaaacaacatgtatttactcttagtgtaaatgaaggatgatgctatatgatgggtttatttaaaacaacatgtatgtagtcttagtgtaaatgaaggacgaTGCTATATGATTGGTTTATTTAAAAcacacatgtatgtagtcttagtgtaaatgaaggatgatgctatatgatggtttatttaaaacaacatgtatgtagtcttagtgtaaatgaaggatgatgctatatgatgggtttatttaaaacaacatgtatgtagtcttagtgtaaatgaaggatgatgctatatgatggttttatttaaaacaacatttatgtagtcttagtgtaaatgaaggatgatgctatatgatggttttatttcaaaaaacatgtatgtagtcttagtgtaaatgaaggatgatgctatatgatgggtttatttaaacaacatgtatgtagtcttagtgtaaatgaaggatgatgctatatgatgggtttatttaaaacaacatgtatgtagtcttagtgtaaatgaaggatgatgctatatgatgggttcatttaaaacaacatgtatgtagtcttagtgtaaatgaaggatgatgctatatgatgggtttatttaaaacaacatgtatgtagtcttagtgtaaatgaaggatgatgctatatgatggttttatttaaaacaacatgtatgtagtcttagtgtaaatgaaggatgatgctatatgatgggtttatttaaaacaacatgtatgtagtcttagtgtaaatgaaggatgatgctatatgatggttttattttaaacacaacatgtatgtagtcttagtgtaaatgaaggatgatgctatatgatggttttatttaaaacaacatgtatgtagtcttagtgtaaatgaaggatgatgctatatgatggttttatttaaaacaacatgtatgtagtcttagtgtaaatgaaggatgatgctatatgatgggtttatttaaacaacatgtatgtagtcttagtgtaaatgaaggatgatgctatatgatgggtttatttaaaacaacatgtatgtagtcttagtgtaaatgaaggatgatgctatatgatgggtttatttaaaacaacatgtatgtagtcttagtgtaaatgaaggatgatgctatatgatgggtttatttaaaacaacatgtatgtagtcttagtgtaaatgaaggatgatgctatatgatgggtttatttaaaacaacatgtatgtagtcttagtgtaaatgaaggatgatgctatatgatgggtttatttaaaacaacatgtatgtagtcttagtgtaaatgaaggatgatgctatatgatgggtttatttaaaacaacatgtatgtagtcttagtgtaaatgaaggatgatgctatatgatgggtttatttaaaacaacatgtatgtagtcttagtgtaaatgaaggatgatgctatatgatggtttatttaaaacaacatgtatgtagtcttagtgtaaatgaaggatgatgctatatgatggttttatttaaaacaacatgtatgtagtcttagtgtaaatgaaggatgatgctatatgatgggtttatttaaaacaacatgtatgtagtcttagtgtaaatgaaggatgatgctatatgatgggtttatttaaaacaacatgtatgtagtcttagtgtaaatgaaggatgatgctatatgatgggtttatttaaaacaacatgtatgtagtcttagtgtaaatgaaggatgatgctatatgatgggtttatttaaaacaacatgtatgtagtcttagtgtaaatgaaggatgatgctatatgatgggtttatttaaaacaacatgtatgtagtcttagtgtaaatgaaggatgatgctatatgatgggtttatttaaacaacatgtatgtatcttagtgtaaatgaaggatgatgctatatgatgggtttatttaaaacaacatgtatgtactcttagtgtaaatgaaggatgatgctatatgatgggtttatttaaaacaccATGTATGTACTCTTAGTGTAAATGACGGAATGAATGCTTATATAATGAtgtgtttatttaaaacaacatgtatgtactcTTAGTGTAAATTGAAGTATAATGCTATATGATGTTTTATTTAAACAATCATGTATTATCTATTGGtcaatgaaggatgatgctatatgatgggttttaTTAAAAAACCCTGTATGTacgtcttagtgtaaatgaaagGGTGATGCTATacatgatgggtttatttaaaacaacatgtatgtagtccttagtgtaaatgaagatgatgctatatgatggttttattaaaacaacatgtatgtagtccttagtgtaaatgaaggacgatgctatatgatgggtttttaaaacacatgtatgtagtcttagtgtaaatgaaggatgatgctatttgatgggtttatttaaaacaacatgtatgtagtcttagtgtaatgaaggatgatgctatatgatgggtttatttaaaacaacatgtatgtatcttagtgtaaatgaaggatgatgctatatgatgggttatttaaaacaacatgtatgtagtcttagtgtaatgaaggatgatgctatatgatgggtttatttaaaacaacatgtatgtagtcttagtgtaaatgaaggatgatgctatatgatgggtttatttaaaacaacatgtatgtagtcttagtgtaaatgaaggatgatgctatatgatggttttatttaaacaacatgtatgtagccttagtgtaaatgaaggatgatgctatatgatggttttattttaaaacaacatgtatgtagtcttagtgtaaatgaaggatgatgctatatgatgggtttatttaaaacaacatgtatgtagtcttagtgtaaatgaaggatgatgctatatgatgggtttatttaaaacaacatgtatgtagtcttagtgtaaatgaaggatgatgctatatgatgggtttatttaaaacaacatgtatgtagtcttagtgtaaatgaaggatgatgctatatgatgggtttatttaaaacaacatgtatgtagtcttagtgtaaatgaaggatgatgctatatgatgggtttatttaaaacaacatgtatgtactcttagtgtaaatgaaggatgatgctatatgatgggtttatttaaaacaacatgtatgtagtcttagtgtaaatgaaggatgatgctatatgatgggttatttaaaacaacatgtatgtagtcttagtgtaaatgaaggatgatgctatatgatgggtttatttaaaacaacatgtatgtagtcttagtgtaaatgaaggatgatgctatatgatgggtttatttaaaacaacatgtatgtagtcttagtgtaaatgaaggatgatgctatatgatggtttatttaaaacaacatgtatttaCTTTCCTTTATCTTGCAACGTTCCATTGTGTAAGGCGGCAGCTCCCAGCATTAGTCCACAAGGTACAGATTATTTTGTTTTGTATATAAAAAAGGCATTATGTACCCTGCTCATTTAATCATTTATGCCAGCACCATTCTTAAAGAATAAACAAGGTTTTGGAGCTTAattgtataaaaataaatattacaGTAACGATTTATGTTTTTTCTCAGGCAAAAGAAAAAATCCTCCTACCTTCCCTTCAACCAGTACACCACCAAAGCAACCGTGTTTCTCCAAACCTACACAACCAACCTCTAAATTCGGTAAGTACTTCTAAAGTTACTCTTTTATTACAAAACCGGATAGATTGTTTTGCTATAGTTAATCGCCCAAAATATCTAGACATTCATACTAATTCATGTTcattgtatgtaataacacagagagacaagccATGAAGGCAGCAGAGACGTGTGTGACACAAGTCCTTGAGAAACTAAAAACTCTTCCCAAGAAGGAATTCATTGACTACCTCAAGTAAGCACTcacaaaaatgtaaaataaaaatgtaaaatatgtgTAATTTGAATAATTGAATAAATGAAAACGCTGCCCTCACGTCATGATAACCGCCTCCATCCCATATAAAATAATGTTTACCGACTGACTCTTGAAAGCACAAGTTGTCTGATTTACTAACTTAATGTGGACATTGCATTACTTAAATATGAAccataaaattaaaaaaatcatACAGCTAACCTCTGGCACAATCACAGCCAGGTCACTATTTGCAACTAAAAAACTAAACTCAAAGTGTTTCACATTGTATGTACAATTTCTTGAAAAAATTACATTTGATTATGCTTTGTACTTTTTTACAGGGGTAAAATGACAAAGCTAAGGACAGGTGTTAAAAACAAAGTCTTAGTTGGAGTATTTGGGAAGACAGGAGCTGGTAAGAGCTCTTTGATAAATGCCATCTTGGGTGAGCCGAATTGTCTGCCCAATGGTGCAAACATCAGCGCGTGTACCTCAGTCATGATTCAGGTGGAGGCCAACATGACTAACTACAGCTACGAGGCAGAAATTGAATTCATTTCAAAAAAGGTAGCTTTATCTATTGTAATGTAATCAATGTCTCTAAAACTATGACCATTGATGTTATTCTTAATTGATTCCAAAACCTTTACTTTCAATTGACCCTtcaattgacccccccccccttgtgcATTGTTCAATTATTTAAACTATTACTTTTTTAATGAAAATGCTCAGTTTTTTGCCATTACAATAATTGGCTATGCGTTTAAGAGCTTGCTGGAGGCTGGTCAGATTCAAGCTTAGTTAGGAACAGTTGCTATCCACTGGAGCGCTCCAATTGGTTGCTTAACAATTTGGAGAGGAGCTTAGCGAAATATCAATTGAAATAGGGAAGTTTAAGCTGTTTTATGTGATGTCAGTGGCCCTAAGAGCACAAACGAGTACTATCTATGGGGGGGTGCTACGTTTTCCATTAGTAGGCTAACAGGTCATTCTTACCGAATTGCTGTGTGAAAGAGTAATACATAAATTACTAATCAATGGTTAGTAAAAATTTAATATTCTAAATGCAATTCACACATGATAATTTTTGTTTTAGGAATGGGAAGATGATATAAAATCTCATCAGGATGTCATGTCTGATGAAAATGACAACAAAAATGAAGAATTAGTCAGGGTGGCAACTGCAAAAATTCAGGCCTTTTACGGAAAATATGGAGTTGGGAAAAGTTTAAAAGACCTGATGAAAGGGGAGCATTTCCGAGAAATTCCAGAATTTCTATCACCAACAAACACTGTTAAGATGATTTCATGTGGCACGGTAaaaatcttctttttttttaacataTAATTAGGAAATTTGTGCAGATTAATTGGTTAATCAACAActtttaaattaattaattcaaTCAGAGTCACATGTTGTCTTTAATTTTGTCAATAATGAAAAGCTTGTTAGTTTACTTTCAATAAAAAATGCAAAACATTATTTACATTTAACAAATATATGGGGAAGTATAAATATTATTCATAGAAtgtgactcttgaaaaatctgtGAACAAAACTACATTCCAAGTATATAATTTCCCCCCAAATTAATTGATTAGTTTGTACATAAACTAAaatcctggctgatgttttttcCCCACACATTGAGAATGTTTTTAGTGACACAGGCAATAGCTGAATATAGACTTAAAGGTAAACTCAGCGACGTAGATGCAGAAAATAAAaagcatagtgggtcaatttccgcaacaactGAAAGCGTTGAAACGTGAGGCTCAACTTCTCTGCTGTTTAGGTGCACTGGCTAACATCCTGTGAACAGGGTGAAGCGAACTCTTGCACAtgtgcagatactgtgtgtgactgtgagaacGAAATCTTGCATCTTGTTTCAATATCAGCGGTGCTGCTCATTAAAACGTCAttttgctgagtctacctttaaacatGTCTGGGTCGATCaacaaaataaataatgtatAAGTATATTTTGAGAGAGCTATGCTTTTGACACTGACAGGCATCAGAGCTTTCTGGAAAGATTGCCTGTTACACAAGGAGTGATAATAAGATGGAAGTAAAACACTACTGGCCACTTGTGAAGTGTGTGACAATTAAGGTGCCCAACACCAAAGAGCTTCTGGAACACATTGTGCTGTTGGATCTTCCTGGAACTGGGGACTGCAACAAGACCAGAGATAATATGTGGAAATCGGTATTAATTTATTTTCCTCTTATGGTCTCAATCTGCCATTTATAATGACTCGCACTTCTTTTTATCTCCCTGAGCAATGTGATTGGTAAAATTTTACCAGGACCTGCCAATTTTTCGGCCAAGAGATCTACAGCTTAATCCTTAAAACTGAGATCTTTGAAAGGTGAAACAGCACTACTGGTCGCCCACTGGTTGTTTTTGTTTAGTTGACTAAATGGAGGTGAGGAACTTCTTTTTCTCTTTTGTGCCCCTGGTGGACGGTTTTGACGGAGTCCCCCGACATCCTGGGGATCTACTAAACCATCAAATTTCACTTTGAATCTGGAGCGATCTCTCAGAAAAAAAACAGTTTGTTGTTTGCATTAACTTATTTGTGGttgtaatatcccaaattgaCATGGCAGTTTCcccattaaggattccagctttaatggTATAACTGCCACTTCTGTGTGCGATATTAAAACAGCAAAGAATATGCTGCAAAAAACAAACGACATTTTTTCCCTCAGACATAATTTCACGCAAGATGGAACAGCAGAATATGTACTGCAACAATGTTTTACTTCGTTGGACGACGCTGCTCACCTCCGcttcatcaacaaaacaaaaacaataacaatggCGCATGACTTTCTCAAGTAATGTCAAGCCAAGGTTATGGGCAACTGTAGGACAGATTGTCCACTTTGATATAATAAGACCTTTCATTTTCTTTTGAGGTGTCGGAAAAGTACATCAACATGCACTTTTGTATTAACACTCTATTTTTAAAGCATTTAAGTCAGTGCTCGTCTGTGTGGATCGTGAATGACATCCAACGGGCCGCCTCTGAAAGAGAGCCATGGATGATTTTGGAAAGCAGCTTCAGTTATCTGATACAAGGCGGAGAATGTGAGAATATCACCTTCATCTGCACCAAGACAGATGACATCAACCCTAAGAACTACCTGGGGTGAGCTGGGGCTTGTATATTTTCCTGCCTGATTTTTAAACCAGTGATCCTTTGTATCCTGAAATCTATAGGGGCTGATTCTGACTTAGGAATTGTACACCTTTCCTACTCACTTCTCATTAGTTGgaattcagacttaccttatgcaggTGTGTAGCGGGCTTTGCAGGCGTGGTTCCCTTGACCTCACTGAATACATTTAATTCCACCTCTGAAAATCCTCCCACTTGCCAAGCGATTTTATCGTTGAGTTTTTATTCAATATGGCTTTCAGTATGTTTATCTTAATTAAAAATTCCTTTAAATACAGTGTACTCTACCTTTAATTGGAGTTTTGTTGACAGACTCAGTCAAATACATcgagagaacaggttcagaatatagggatcaatgaaagaacaCCCTTTATGCATATTCGTTTCATTTTCAGCATCAACAGGTAGAGTTAAACatactctgatcttgtagatTACTTAAAcacattttagggttaggaaagtataTATAGAAATCAGTTTGAAGACACATTACGCAATAAATATattgataaataaatacagtggtttaattcatcctgaaagttgtcATATTCAATTGCTCAATGATGATGATGCTGCACTACAAGTCACAGCAAACACTGCCAAAGTGCTGCATGCTAAATGGCAGTGCATTGCTTCAGACACACCCCTcctgccagacacacacacacacacacacacacacacacacacacacacacacacacacacacacacacacacacacacacacacacacacacacacacacacacacacacacacacacacaccagccaatGCACTTTGTCATATCATCACTATTGACACAAACTGAATCTTCTAATGAACCGAAAGTTTAAACATGGTCTAGACTAAATGTCCATGTCGTAGGCTAAATATCCAAGTTTTGGTTCGAACGGTTCATTGCTGTAATCTACAGAAAATGCCATCAAGGTTGTCAAAAGGTTATAAGATAAACGATTCACATGACGgttactactaaaggacaat
This region includes:
- the LOC116368153 gene encoding nuclear GTPase SLIP-GC-like isoform X3, which produces MMLYDGLFKTTCIYFPLSCNVPLCKAAAPSISPQGKRKNPPTFPSTSTPPKQPCFSKPTQPTSKFERQAMKAAETCVTQVLEKLKTLPKKEFIDYLKGKMTKLRTGVKNKVLVGVFGKTGAGKSSLINAILGEPNCLPNGANISACTSVMIQVEANMTNYSYEAEIEFISKKEWEDDIKSHQDVMSDENDNKNEELVRVATAKIQAFYGKYGVGKSLKDLMKGEHFREIPEFLSPTNTVKMISCGTHLSQCSSVWIVNDIQRAASEREPWMILESSFSYLIQGGECENITFICTKTDDINPKNYLGSPVLKNTELHLDLEKKGAAERKRGCIQHRNEQAKIMLGERFNDEVVKKKPFIQMEKIFQVFTVSAEEFQNDENPILEQEQTEIPQLKQVLEDMNERHSKTAVKDYISGVYGILSLIKAANSNDSTMVEMKSNMYQLLKDSLEEQLSTITSLMTKHYNDLKNSCQRELPIQKNHACRLPRRK
- the LOC116368153 gene encoding nuclear GTPase SLIP-GC-like isoform X1: MMLYDGLFKTTCIYFPLSCNVPLCKAAAPSISPQGKRKNPPTFPSTSTPPKQPCFSKPTQPTSKFERQAMKAAETCVTQVLEKLKTLPKKEFIDYLKGKMTKLRTGVKNKVLVGVFGKTGAGKSSLINAILGEPNCLPNGANISACTSVMIQVEANMTNYSYEAEIEFISKKEWEDDIKSHQDVMSDENDNKNEELVRVATAKIQAFYGKYGVGKSLKDLMKGEHFREIPEFLSPTNTVKMISCGTASELSGKIACYTRSDNKMEVKHYWPLVKCVTIKVPNTKELLEHIVLLDLPGTGDCNKTRDNMWKSHLSQCSSVWIVNDIQRAASEREPWMILESSFSYLIQGGECENITFICTKTDDINPKNYLGSPVLKNTELHLDLEKKGAAERKRGCIQHRNEQAKIMLGERFNDEVVKKKPFIQMEKIFQVFTVSAEEFQNDENPILEQEQTEIPQLKQVLEDMNERHSKTAVKDYISGVYGILSLIKAANSNDSTMVEMKSNMYQLLKDSLEEQLSTITSLMTKHYNDLKNSCQRELPIQKNHACRLPRRK
- the LOC116368153 gene encoding nuclear GTPase SLIP-GC-like isoform X4; its protein translation is MMLYDGLFKTTCIYFPLSCNVPLCKAAAPSISPQGKRKNPPTFPSTSTPPKQPCFSKPTQPTSKFERQAMKAAETCVTQVLEKLKTLPKKEFIDYLKGKMTKLRTGVKNKVLVGVFGKTGAGKSSLINAILGEPNCLPNGANISACTSVMIQVEANMTNYSYEAEIEFISKKHLSQCSSVWIVNDIQRAASEREPWMILESSFSYLIQGGECENITFICTKTDDINPKNYLGSPVLKNTELHLDLEKKGAAERKRGCIQHRNEQAKIMLGERFNDEVVKKKPFIQMEKIFQVFTVSAEEFQNDENPILEQEQTEIPQLKQVLEDMNERHSKTAVKDYISGVYGILSLIKAANSNDSTMVEMKSNMYQLLKDSLEEQLSTITSLMTKHYNDLKNSCQRELPIQKNHACRLPRRK
- the LOC116368153 gene encoding nuclear GTPase SLIP-GC-like isoform X2, coding for MMLYDGLFKTTCIYFPLSCNVPLCKAAAPSISPQGKRKNPPTFPSTSTPPKQPCFSKPTQPTSKFERQAMKAAETCVTQVLEKLKTLPKKEFIDYLKGKMTKLRTGVKNKVLVGVFGKTGAGKSSLINAILGEPNCLPNGANISACTSVMIQVEANMTNYSYEAEIEFISKKEWEDDIKSHQDVMSDENDNKNEELVRVATAKIQAFYGKYGVGKSLKDLMKGEHFREIPEFLSPTNTVKMISCGTASELSGKIACYTRSDNKMEVKHYWPLVKCVTIKVPNTKELLEHIVLLDLPGTGDCNKTRDNMWKSHLSQCSSVWIVNDIQRAASEREPWMILESSFSYLIQGGECENITFICTKTDDINPKNYLGSPVLKNTELHLDLEKKGAAERKRGCIQHRNEQAKIMLGERFNDEVVKKKPFIQMEKIFQVFTVSAEEFQNDENPILEQEQTEIPQLKQVLEDMNERHSKTAVKDYISGVYGILSLIKAANSNDSTMV